The following are encoded in a window of Archaeoglobaceae archaeon genomic DNA:
- the coaBC gene encoding bifunctional phosphopantothenoylcysteine decarboxylase/phosphopantothenate--cysteine ligase CoaBC, translating to MHLERIRGTESRRLEGKKIVLGVTGSISAVECVKLARELARRGAEVFAVMSESAQKIIHPYALEFATGNKVVTEITGMIEHVNYLGSEGFADLYLIAPATANTISKIANGIDDTPVTTFATTALGAKKPVLIAPAMHAAMIENPAVRENIEKLKKMGVEFIEPRFAEGKAKFPEIEKICLHVERKLYPKEFAGKKVLVTAGPTYEQIDPVRFISNRSSGLMGKEIALELWRRGAEVVLITSRNFGIDLPNFREVHVWSVRDMLNAVLKEIKDCSLFVSSAAPADFVVEMQDKKIKTTPELVLRLKEAPKIIREVRKVYSGDIIGFKAETGVRDEELVGIAMEKLNTDDLVMIVANDVLEKGMGTEETRVAVINRKRTQWLEGKKGEVAKRIVEIYIEDCL from the coding sequence GTGCACTTGGAGAGAATCCGAGGAACGGAGAGCAGAAGACTTGAAGGAAAGAAGATCGTGCTTGGAGTTACTGGTAGCATTTCCGCTGTTGAATGTGTAAAGCTTGCAAGAGAGCTTGCGAGAAGAGGAGCGGAGGTATTCGCCGTAATGAGCGAATCTGCACAGAAAATTATTCATCCGTATGCTCTTGAATTTGCCACTGGGAATAAGGTTGTTACGGAAATCACGGGAATGATTGAGCATGTTAACTATCTGGGCTCAGAAGGATTTGCGGATCTATACTTAATAGCCCCCGCCACTGCAAACACAATCTCGAAGATCGCCAACGGGATCGACGACACACCCGTGACGACTTTTGCAACAACTGCCTTGGGGGCAAAGAAGCCAGTATTAATAGCCCCAGCGATGCATGCGGCGATGATTGAGAATCCCGCTGTGCGGGAGAACATTGAAAAGCTTAAAAAAATGGGAGTCGAGTTCATAGAGCCAAGATTTGCTGAAGGAAAGGCAAAGTTTCCTGAAATTGAAAAGATCTGCTTGCATGTAGAAAGGAAGCTTTATCCAAAAGAATTCGCAGGAAAAAAGGTTCTCGTGACCGCGGGACCAACTTACGAGCAGATCGATCCAGTGAGGTTTATAAGCAACAGAAGTTCTGGGCTAATGGGTAAGGAAATCGCTCTTGAGCTTTGGCGCAGAGGAGCGGAGGTCGTGCTAATAACTTCGAGAAACTTTGGAATCGATCTGCCCAATTTCAGGGAAGTGCATGTGTGGTCAGTCAGGGATATGCTGAATGCCGTGCTGAAGGAGATTAAAGATTGCTCTTTATTTGTGTCTTCGGCAGCTCCCGCGGACTTCGTTGTTGAAATGCAGGATAAAAAGATCAAAACTACTCCAGAGCTTGTTCTCAGGCTTAAAGAAGCTCCAAAAATAATAAGAGAGGTTAGAAAAGTTTACAGTGGAGATATAATAGGTTTCAAAGCTGAAACTGGGGTTAGAGATGAAGAACTTGTGGGAATTGCGATGGAGAAGCTGAATACTGACGACTTAGTCATGATCGTTGCGAACGATGTTCTTGAAAAAGGCATGGGAACCGAAGAAACACGAGTTGCGGTGATCAACCGCAAGAGAACCCAATGGCTTGAAGGAAAGAAGGGAGAAGTTGCGAAGAGGATTGTGGAGATCTACATCGAAGATTGCCTATGA
- a CDS encoding pantoate kinase has product MIFCPAAISCIFSPKIDQDPLRTGSIGVGFTINRGVVAKPSSEITFNGKKIDFPTVEFVLKENKMEGVELISDLPLGCGFGLSGASALATAFLSEKPAVELYDLAHVAEVVNLTGLGTVATQVFSGLVIRKSASCPSRIVVERYAWNYELDFLSLGSISTREVLTTRKNISEIGMKWLKEFMKKVTLENLFRCSKAFAVETGLIEPVKDIIEAVESSGGMASMAMLGKTVFAYNGFEALKEFGKPFKAKIECIGVRKVESFGNSVQNRRFEQC; this is encoded by the coding sequence ATGATCTTCTGCCCAGCGGCGATAAGCTGTATCTTCAGCCCGAAGATCGATCAGGATCCGCTGAGAACAGGTAGCATCGGAGTGGGGTTCACAATCAACAGGGGAGTGGTTGCAAAACCCTCTTCTGAAATCACTTTTAACGGAAAAAAAATAGATTTTCCGACCGTCGAGTTTGTGCTTAAAGAGAACAAAATGGAAGGTGTGGAACTAATCAGCGATTTACCACTTGGCTGTGGATTTGGGTTGAGCGGAGCTTCAGCGCTTGCGACAGCATTTCTTAGCGAAAAACCCGCAGTTGAACTTTACGACTTGGCACACGTAGCAGAAGTTGTCAATCTTACGGGTCTCGGAACGGTGGCAACTCAGGTTTTCTCGGGATTGGTTATAAGAAAGTCCGCTTCATGTCCTTCAAGAATTGTTGTTGAAAGATATGCTTGGAATTATGAGCTGGATTTCCTCTCTTTGGGGAGCATTTCAACAAGGGAAGTGTTGACAACGAGGAAAAATATAAGCGAAATTGGAATGAAATGGCTTAAGGAGTTCATGAAAAAAGTAACTCTGGAGAATTTGTTCAGATGCTCAAAGGCATTCGCTGTGGAAACTGGACTTATTGAGCCCGTAAAGGACATAATTGAGGCTGTTGAGAGTTCGGGGGGAATGGCAAGCATGGCGATGCTTGGAAAAACTGTTTTTGCTTATAATGGCTTTGAAGCATTGAAAGAATTTGGAAAGCCATTCAAAGCTAAAATTGAGTGTATTGGGGTGAGAAAAGTTGAAAGTTTCGGCAATTCAGTGCAGAATCGGCGATTTGAACAGTGCTGA
- a CDS encoding DUF6125 family protein → MILKKILDLLFFQVRNLWRVDGLYFLGIEEKFGVKPATEIDANCWSSLAKIEAKDLKKIFGIEKVESIETLLELLSNTSWALYQTKKDFEISDNSGIFRVVSCKIQEARLKKGLEIFSCKKVRFGYLKSFVEELNSNFEVICKACPPDKKPENCWCEWEFRKK, encoded by the coding sequence TTGATACTGAAAAAAATACTTGATCTGCTTTTCTTCCAAGTTAGAAATCTCTGGCGTGTCGATGGGCTCTACTTCCTTGGAATTGAGGAGAAATTCGGTGTAAAACCTGCGACCGAGATAGATGCAAATTGCTGGAGTTCCTTGGCTAAGATCGAAGCCAAAGATTTGAAGAAAATTTTTGGAATTGAAAAAGTTGAAAGCATAGAAACTTTGCTCGAACTCTTAAGCAACACGAGTTGGGCTCTTTACCAGACAAAAAAGGATTTCGAGATCTCTGATAACTCGGGGATTTTCAGGGTTGTAAGCTGTAAAATTCAGGAAGCGAGACTGAAAAAAGGATTGGAAATTTTTTCATGCAAAAAAGTAAGATTTGGATATCTGAAGAGTTTTGTTGAAGAACTGAACAGCAATTTTGAAGTGATCTGCAAAGCTTGTCCACCCGACAAGAAGCCAGAAAACTGCTGGTGCGAATGGGAGTTCAGAAAAAAGTAA
- the aroC gene encoding chorismate synthase, producing MNIFGYAFRVTTWGESHGKAVGCVIDGCPAGLEIDEEFIQKEMSRRRPGGEFSSKRREIDKVEILSGVLNGITIGTPISMLVWNVDVDSSPYDELRTIPRPGHADWSYYAKFGIRDWRGGGRASARETVARVSAGAIAKLILKKYGIKVFGYAKEIGGIKFEVEDAEKAFEIAEKSPIRCPDIKKEKEAEDLIKKVMSEGDSVGGIVEIVAKNVPAGLGEPVFGKISAYLAYALMSIPSVKGFEIGKGFEVSKLRGSENNDPIVLRDGRIRFATNNAGGILGGITNGEDIVMRIAVKPTPSIAKKQKSVDYEKMEEVEISVKGRHDPCIVPRIVPVAEAMVSLVLVDCMLLQGLIPRSFMGRT from the coding sequence ATGAACATCTTCGGCTACGCTTTCAGAGTCACAACCTGGGGGGAAAGCCACGGTAAGGCTGTCGGCTGTGTTATCGACGGCTGTCCTGCGGGACTTGAAATTGACGAGGAATTCATTCAGAAAGAAATGAGTAGAAGAAGGCCAGGTGGTGAATTTAGCTCAAAGAGGAGGGAAATCGATAAAGTTGAGATTCTTTCTGGCGTTCTAAATGGAATCACGATTGGAACACCTATTTCGATGCTCGTGTGGAATGTTGATGTGGATTCAAGTCCTTATGACGAGCTAAGAACAATTCCACGTCCCGGGCATGCGGACTGGAGTTACTATGCAAAATTTGGAATTCGGGACTGGCGTGGTGGTGGGAGAGCTTCGGCAAGAGAAACGGTCGCAAGAGTTTCTGCTGGAGCAATAGCAAAACTTATTCTGAAAAAATATGGAATAAAGGTTTTTGGATACGCAAAAGAAATCGGAGGAATAAAGTTTGAAGTTGAGGATGCTGAGAAAGCCTTTGAAATTGCAGAGAAAAGCCCAATAAGGTGCCCAGATATAAAAAAAGAGAAAGAAGCTGAGGATTTGATAAAAAAGGTGATGAGTGAAGGTGATAGTGTTGGCGGGATTGTGGAAATCGTTGCGAAGAATGTGCCAGCAGGCTTAGGAGAACCAGTCTTTGGTAAGATCAGCGCCTATCTTGCCTATGCTCTCATGAGCATACCCTCAGTGAAGGGCTTTGAGATTGGAAAGGGTTTTGAAGTTTCAAAGCTCAGAGGGAGCGAAAACAACGATCCAATCGTGCTGAGAGATGGTAGAATACGGTTTGCAACAAATAACGCTGGCGGAATTCTTGGAGGGATTACGAATGGAGAAGACATTGTTATGAGAATCGCAGTTAAGCCAACTCCTTCTATAGCGAAAAAGCAAAAAAGTGTTGACTACGAGAAAATGGAAGAAGTCGAGATCAGCGTGAAGGGGCGACATGACCCTTGCATAGTTCCAAGAATAGTTCCTGTGGCGGAAGCGATGGTTTCGCTTGTGCTTGTGGATTGCATGCTCCTTCAGGGTTTGATTCCAAGGAGTTTTATGGGGAGAACATGA
- a CDS encoding carbon-nitrogen hydrolase family protein has protein sequence MKVSAIQCRIGDLNSAERLSREAIEMGAELLLYPEYFSYLVLSIEIGEKTLEFLRRISKEYSVVTSGNIVFKEDKITNRAFIFDSGEVVGYQDKVHPTRNERALGIASGERLNVFNVRRAKICVLVCADILYPELCRIAGLKGAEIALNPVVSFKYSELPGENLRYCLYFARSFDNCYAIVKAGGFGRTFAGSDAVGRSLIASFDGVLAKSKGEESEEAVIADVDLSRIRNYRLINYSLIERNVEAYRDLLEKSI, from the coding sequence TTGAAAGTTTCGGCAATTCAGTGCAGAATCGGCGATTTGAACAGTGCTGAGAGGTTATCAAGGGAAGCAATAGAGATGGGGGCGGAGTTGCTTCTTTACCCCGAATATTTTTCATATCTAGTGTTATCTATAGAAATCGGAGAGAAAACCCTTGAATTCCTGCGAAGGATAAGCAAGGAGTATAGTGTTGTCACATCAGGCAACATCGTTTTTAAGGAAGATAAGATTACAAATAGGGCCTTTATATTTGATTCTGGTGAAGTTGTAGGCTATCAGGACAAAGTTCATCCCACGAGGAATGAAAGAGCTCTTGGAATTGCTTCCGGCGAGAGACTTAATGTTTTTAATGTTCGAAGGGCAAAAATATGCGTTCTTGTTTGTGCAGACATCCTTTATCCTGAGCTTTGCAGAATAGCTGGTTTAAAAGGAGCTGAAATCGCTCTGAATCCCGTAGTTTCTTTCAAGTATTCGGAGCTTCCCGGAGAAAATTTGAGATATTGCCTTTACTTTGCCAGATCTTTCGATAACTGCTATGCAATTGTTAAAGCAGGTGGCTTTGGCAGAACTTTCGCTGGAAGTGATGCGGTTGGGAGAAGCTTGATTGCGAGCTTTGATGGAGTTCTTGCCAAAAGTAAGGGCGAAGAAAGTGAGGAGGCTGTTATAGCAGACGTTGATCTGAGCAGAATAAGGAACTATAGGTTGATAAATTACTCTCTGATCGAGAGAAACGTCGAAGCTTATCGGGATTTGCTCGAGAAAAGTATATAA
- a CDS encoding DUF4870 domain-containing protein, whose translation MNGEEAKPAEAKKAKTSTGLEENVAGLLCYLAGFITGIIFLIIEKESSFVRFHAMQSTITFLSLVILNWIIGAITWSMIFTPYTWGLVAILGVISILITIVAIIFWILGMYMAYRGQRYKFPIFGNLAESFLKQ comes from the coding sequence ATGAATGGTGAGGAAGCGAAACCAGCAGAAGCAAAGAAAGCAAAGACTTCTACTGGTCTTGAAGAGAACGTTGCAGGGCTTTTGTGCTACCTTGCCGGGTTTATAACTGGAATAATATTTCTAATTATTGAAAAAGAGAGCAGTTTTGTCAGATTTCATGCAATGCAGTCTACGATTACTTTCCTGTCTCTTGTAATATTGAACTGGATCATTGGTGCTATTACGTGGTCAATGATATTTACACCATACACTTGGGGCTTAGTAGCAATCTTGGGTGTAATTTCGATTTTGATAACGATCGTGGCAATAATTTTCTGGATTTTGGGCATGTATATGGCTTATCGTGGGCAGAGGTATAAGTTCCCAATTTTTGGGAACTTAGCAGAAAGCTTCCTAAAACAATAA
- a CDS encoding 4Fe-4S binding protein produces the protein MIEREIEADEKLKLVQKAEDEIRELIYDYKRCNGCGICVYACPVNAIELGPVHEIAKGMEMPPVIIDHLKCAYCGICFSFCPFNAFEFYINKEPIEKSSLPLSPVRYTYKYENCKECTLCYKVCPTKAISRERIITRSQIPEKNENLKGSVKIDRQKCNLCGICAEFCEVFKMVDKEISPTDIMPYSDILIDESKCDYCKLCEEICPEKAIAVEGKRISYRLPQKIAKITIEQNICSNCGYCEEICPYDAAKTIKPIEGKLSLFEARMTRCDPVGCGACLRICKFNRVWFVSEDRKRVYFNEKFCIYCGACENACPYDLILVERKNYFTKEMVFDAPWRNAWEDAVGRIVKKERVKQLEKISVSEAEQIAIEEGLEIGEKAPLKGLDKLEKIEELLRKVRYRKALETGDLEVFMRGVERALGENPRNGEQKT, from the coding sequence ATGATCGAAAGAGAGATAGAAGCAGACGAAAAACTAAAACTTGTTCAGAAGGCTGAAGATGAGATTAGAGAGCTTATTTACGATTATAAAAGATGCAATGGCTGTGGAATCTGCGTTTATGCATGCCCTGTGAATGCAATCGAACTCGGGCCGGTGCACGAGATTGCCAAAGGAATGGAGATGCCACCAGTGATCATAGACCACCTGAAATGTGCATATTGCGGAATATGTTTCTCATTTTGCCCCTTTAATGCCTTTGAATTTTATATAAACAAAGAACCGATTGAAAAATCCTCTTTACCTCTCTCTCCAGTTCGCTACACTTACAAATACGAGAACTGCAAAGAGTGCACTCTCTGCTACAAGGTCTGCCCAACGAAGGCGATAAGCAGAGAGAGAATAATTACAAGAAGCCAGATCCCAGAAAAGAATGAGAACTTAAAGGGATCTGTTAAGATCGACAGGCAGAAGTGCAATCTATGCGGAATATGTGCGGAATTTTGCGAAGTATTTAAAATGGTGGATAAGGAGATCTCTCCGACGGACATAATGCCTTACAGCGACATTTTGATCGATGAGAGCAAATGCGATTACTGCAAGCTTTGCGAGGAAATTTGCCCAGAGAAAGCAATAGCGGTCGAGGGAAAAAGAATCTCCTACAGGCTTCCGCAAAAGATCGCAAAGATTACGATAGAGCAGAATATTTGCTCAAACTGTGGCTACTGCGAAGAAATTTGCCCTTATGACGCTGCAAAGACTATAAAGCCAATTGAAGGAAAGCTAAGCTTGTTTGAAGCGAGAATGACAAGATGCGATCCCGTTGGTTGTGGAGCCTGCCTTAGGATCTGCAAGTTTAACAGAGTCTGGTTCGTGTCAGAGGACAGAAAAAGAGTTTATTTTAATGAAAAGTTCTGCATATACTGCGGAGCATGCGAAAATGCTTGTCCTTACGATTTGATTTTGGTTGAAAGAAAGAATTACTTCACAAAGGAGATGGTTTTTGACGCTCCATGGAGAAACGCTTGGGAGGATGCGGTTGGTAGAATAGTTAAAAAGGAGAGAGTTAAACAGCTTGAAAAGATCTCGGTTTCAGAAGCGGAGCAGATAGCAATTGAAGAAGGCTTGGAGATCGGTGAAAAGGCTCCGCTTAAAGGTTTGGACAAACTTGAAAAAATTGAAGAACTGCTAAGAAAAGTCAGGTATAGAAAGGCTCTCGAAACTGGGGATCTTGAGGTGTTTATGAGGGGTGTTGAACGTGCACTTGGAGAGAATCCGAGGAACGGAGAGCAGAAGACTTGA